In the Ipomoea triloba cultivar NCNSP0323 chromosome 6, ASM357664v1 genome, one interval contains:
- the LOC116022712 gene encoding KH domain-containing protein At5g56140-like isoform X3 codes for MSSGRFMAYSPSPSSPHIAALRSTSSSLVDQEKYLAELLAERNKLSPFVPVLPLCYRLLNQEILRVTTILENALILDQSGLEHASPMASGGLFSNAGANMDRWASRFQSEKMSGLVQPSSSQNWLGGQSSSSGLIVKRSIRIDIPLEQYPSYNFVGRLLGPRGNSLKRVEASTDCRVLIRGCGSIKDPLKEELMRGKPGFEHLNEPLHVIVEAELPVEIIDARLAQAREILEDLLKPVQDESQDFYKKQQLRELAVLNGTLREEGSQMSGSMSPFNTLGMKRAKTTTG; via the exons ATGTCTTCCGGCAGGTTTATGGCGTACTCGCCGTCCCCTTCCTCTCCCCACATCGCCGCCCTTCGCTCCACTTCCTCCTCCCTCGTCGACCAGGAAAA GTATCTTGCGGAGTTGCTAGCTGAGCGCAACAAGCTTAGTCCATTTGTGCCCGTGCTTCCTCTTTGCTATCGGTTGCTGAACCAGG AAATATTGCGTGTAACTACAATCTTGGAGAATGCATTGATTTTAGATCAAAGTGGGCTTGAACATGCTAGCCCCATGGCTTCAGGAGGATTATTTTCAAATGCAGGAGCTAACATGGACAGATGGGCATCACGATTTCAATCTGAA AAGATGTCAGGTCTAGTGCAGCCCTCCAGTTCTCAAAACTGGCTTGGTGGTCAAAGTAGCTCATCTGGCCTTATTGTTAAGCGATCAATCAGAATTGATATTCCTCTGGAGCAATATCCCAGT TACAATTTTGTTGGTCGCCTCCTTGGACCTAGAGGGAACTCTCTTAAGCGAGTGGAAGCAAGTACAGACTGCCGTGTTCTGATTAGAGGATGTGGAAGCATCAAGGACCCCTTAAAG GAAGAATTGATGAGAGGTAAACCTGGGTTTGAGCACTTGAACGAGCCCCTTCATGTAATCGTGGAGGCAGAACTCCCAGTGGAGATAATTGATGCTCGGTTAGCACAAGCACGTGAGATACTTGAAGATCTCCTCAAGCCCGTG CAGGATGAATCTCAGGACTTTTACAAAAAGCAGCAGCTACGCGAACTTGCAGTGCTCAATGGTACACTTCGTGAGGAAGGTTCCCAAATGTCTGGTTCCATGTCCCCCTTTAACACCCTCGGGATGAAGAGGGCCAAAACCACCACGGGGTGA
- the LOC116023598 gene encoding proteasome activator subunit 4: MHLYNAWLPPPVAEQAVKEKEAFAGVVKSAKEAYKPDDPDSVYATLKWISVLDLFIKARSELYMEDVKGLIEFGLELFRVSENKLYAQVRWGNLLVRILNKYRKKLNLKVQWRPFYNTLVHTHFTRNTGPEGWRLRQRHFETVTSLVRSSRRFFPPGSAFEIWSEFRSLLENPWHNSAFEGSGFVRLFLPTNMDNEDFFSDDWIRSCLDHWDSIPNSQFWNSQWASVTARVIKNYNNIDWETFLSNFFNRYLNMFEVPVANGGGSNPFSVDVPRNTRFLFSNRTITPSKAIAKSIVYLLRPGGSAQQYFEKLVNLLEQYYHPSNGGRWTYSLERFLFYLVTTFQKRLQREQQRKDKGEQSELFLGQVDRASFVSSILRLIDRGQYSKNEHLSETVAAATSILSYVEPSLVLPFLASRFHMALETMTATHQLKSAVMSVAFSARSLFLTALSTSPMDLDGVDHGGSYVDLLMISLSNALLGMDANDPPKTLATMQLIGSLFSSMATLEDAVDESSLMPAFHFSEWLDEFFCRLFSLLQHLEPSSVVNEGLHSPATSGTFLVEDGPYYFCMLEILMGRLSGSLYKQALKKISKFVTTNILPGAIAEVGLLCCASVHPNPEEAVAHLVKPMLDSALLSLKGTPVTGFGGRGTFDASKLSKAKPTLSPALETAIEYQLKVLSIAISYAGPALLRYKDEFKEAIACAFDSPSWKVNGAGDHVLRSLLGSLVLYYPIDQYKCLLHHSAAPTLEEWISTKDFANDKQWMAPRWHLPCKEEIQFANELLSLHFDSALDDLSRICKSKIHSDPGNEKEHLKVTLLRIDSSLQGVLSCLPDFKPSCKNGVVEEQGHIPFLIAGATGSCVGSAELREKATDVIHSACLYLLEEKSDDSILLLLLIRIMDSLGNYGSSEYDEWSNHRQAWKLESAAIVEPPVNFIVSSHSKGKRRSRWALIDKAYMHSTWRASQSSYHLFRMKANLSPSDCVILLMDDLLTLSLHSYETVRAIAGKSLLKMMKRWPFTIPKCVLTLSENLRNPSSPEYAVLGSCAVLATQTVLKCLTMDTKALSSFLLGILSSSHHESLKAQKAINELFVKYNIHFAGVSRNMFRTSGNHSDETDFAVLVSEIGSMSFESTNLHWRYNLMANRVLLLLAMASRNDPNSSSKILSETAGHFLKNLKSQLPQTRILAISALNTLLKESPYKLSEDRTVLSTDLHRNTESSLEGALSSIFQEEGFFDETLNSLSHIHIIDTDGASSKGGHGNSSFQSFADKSITRFYFEFSSSWPRTPNWISLLGNDTFYSSFARIFKRLMQECGMPVLLALKNALQEYLNATERTKQCVAAEALAGVLHSDVHGVSEAWDSWLMVHLQNIIHSPSVESIPEWAACIRYAVTGKGKYGTKVPLLRQKVMDCLMNPFPEAVSTTVITKRYTFLSAALIELSPPRMPVAEIELHNKLLKELIGNMSHSSPQVRESIGLTLSVLCSNIRLNQLCNQVQSHETQIGDLHENLETGHWDQYLIDRASELVLNIQKSSQSDVADNSTDKVSENGTSNDQSKDDAKWMETLFHFIISSLKSGRSSVLLDVLVGLLYPVISLQETSNKDLSTLAKAAFELLKWRLILESHLQKAVSAILTSASDPNWRTRSATLTFLRSFMYRHTFVLSKVEKQKIWGTVERLLTDNQVEVREHAAAVLAGLMKGGDEDLATDFRCRAFEQASIIQKKRKHRSLKSSGQSVASIHGQILALAACVLSVPYDMPSWLPGHVTLLAQFVSEPSPVKSTVTKAVAEFRRTHADTWNIQKDSFSEEQLEEKLLWDLRLSYEIQNTSVQPYCHWPSPVIPRPAPPSSSPPATTQATSTVFALFFRKTETPFCGHNA; encoded by the exons ATGCATCTCTATAACGCTTGGCTGCCGCCGCCCGTGGCGGAGCAGGCGGTGAAAGAGAAGGAGGCGTTCGCCGGAGTGGTGAAGTCGGCTAAGGAAGCCTATAAACCGGACGATCCGGATTCGGTTTACGCTACGCTGAAATGGATATCTGTTCTCGACCT CTTCATAAAGGCAAGAAGTGAACTGTACATGGAAGATGTGAAAGGTCTTATCGAATTTGGGTTGGAATTGTTCCGAGTATCTGAAAATAAACTTTATGCTCAG GTTAGATGGGGAAATCTCTTGGTAAggatattaaataaatacagaaaGAAGTTGAATTTGAAGGTCCAGTGGCGCCCATTCTACAATACTCTGGTCCACACCCACTTCACAAG GAATACTGGTCCAGAAGGATGGAGATTGAGACAGCGGCATTTTGAGACAGTTACTTCACTTGTTCGATCCTCCCGACGGTTCTTCCCTCCTGGTTCTGCATTTGAGATATGGTCTGAATTCAG ATCCCTATTGGAAAATCCATGGCATAACTCGGCTTTTGAAGGTTCTGGTTTTGTACGATTATTCCTACCAACAAACATGgacaatgaagacttcttctcTGA TGATTGGATTAGATCATGCCTAGACCACTGGGACTCTATACCAAATTCCCAGTTTTGGAACAGCCAATGGGCCTCTGTTACAGCTCGTGTCATAAAGAACTACAACAATATTGATTGGGAAACATTCTTGTCAAATTTTTTCAACAGATACTTGAATATGTTTGAG GTTCCTGTGGCAAATGGGGGTGGGTCTAATCCATTTTCTGTGGATGTTCCCAGAAACACTAGATTCTTGTTCTCAAATAGAACAATCACTCCATCAAAGGCCATAGCTAAATCAATT GTTTATCTACTAAGACCTGGAGGTTCAGCACAACAGTATTTTGAGAAATTGGTCAACCTCTTGGAACA gTATTACCACCCTTCCAATGGTGGCCGCTGGACATATTCCCTTGAAAGATTTTTGTTCTACTTGGTAACTACGTTTCAGAAACGGTTGCAACGTGAGCAACA GAGAAAAGATAAAGGTGAACAGTCTGAACTCTTCCTGGGGCAAGTGGACAGGGCTTCCTTTGTCAGTAGCATCTTGAGGCTAATTGATCGCGGTCAATATAGCAAAAATGAACATCTTTCAGAAACAGTTGCTGCTGCGACTTCTATTCTGTCATATGTGGAGCCATCCTTGGTTCTTCCATTTTTAGCATCTCGGTTTCATATGGCCTTAGAGACG ATGACAGCCACCCACCAGTTGAAGAGTGCTGTGATGTCAGTAGCATTTTCTGCACGATCTTTGTTCCTCACAGCCTTATCTACATCCCCCATGGATTTggatggtgttgatcatggtggttCATATGTTGACCTTCTGATGATTTCCTTATCAAATGCATTGCTTGGGATGGATGCCAATGATCCACCGAAAACCTTGGCAACAATGCAACTTATTGGTTCCTTATTCTCCAGT ATGGCTACTTTGGAAGATGCTGTGGATGAGTCGTCTCTTATGCCAGCATTTCACTTTTCTGAATGGCTTGATGAGTTCTTTTGCCGCTTGTTCTCTTTGCTTCAACATTTGGAACCTAGCAGTGTTGT GAATGAAGGTCTTCATTCTCCTGCAACTTCAGGAACTTTCTTGGTTGAGGATGGCCCATACTATTTCTGCATGTTAGAAATATTGATGGGGAGACTTTCAGGATCACTTTATAAACAG GCCCTTAAAAAAATTTCCAAATTTGTTACCACAAATATCCTTCCTGGGGCAATTGCTGAGGTTGGACTGCTTTGTTGTGCTTCTGTTCATCCTAATCCAGAGGAGGCAGTTGCTCATCTCGTCAAACCAATGTTGGATTCTGCTTTATTGTCATTGAAAGGAACACCTGTTACAGGGTTTGGAGGAAGAGGGACTTTTGATGCTTCTAAACTAAGCAAG GCAAAGCCCACGCTCTCTCCAGCTCTTGAAACGGCAATTGAATATCAGTTGAAAGTATTATCTATAGCAATCAGTTATGCAGGCCCTGCACTTCTTCGCTACAAAGACGAGTTCAAAGAAGCTATTGCTTGTGCCTTTGATTCTCCATCTTGGAAG GTTAATGGGGCAGGTGATCATGTTCTCCGATCTCTCCTTGGAAGTCTGGTTCTTTATTATCCCATTGATCAATACAA GTGTCTTTTGCATCATTCGGCTGCCCCAACATTGGAGGAGTGGATCAGTACAAAAGATTTTGCAAATGATAAACAATGGATGGCCCCCAGGTGGCATCTCCCTTGTAAGGAAGAGATTCAATTTGCAAATGAACTGTTAAGTCTGCATTTCGATTCTGCTTTAGATGACCTTTCAAGGATATGCAAATCCAAAATCCATTCTGATCCAG GAAATGAGAAAGAACACTTGAAAGTGACTCTTCTGCGCATTGATTCTTCATTACAAGGGGTTTTGTCATGTTTACCCGATTTTAAGCCATCCTGCAAGAATGGGGTGGTTGAAGAGCAAGGTCATATTCCTTTCTTGATTGCTGGAGCAACAGGTTCATGTGTTGGCAGTGCTGAACTGCGAGAGAAAGCCACTGATGTTATTCATTCAGCTTGCCT ATACTTACTGGAGGAAAAGTCTGACGATAGCATTTTGTTATTGCTTCTCATTCGTATAATGGATTCTTTAGGAAATTATG GGAGTTCAGAATATGATGAGTGGTCAAATCACCGACAGGCCTGGAAACTGGAATCTGCTGCCATTGTAGAACCTCCAGTTAATTTCATTGTGTCATCTCATTCTAAAGGCAAAAGAAG ATCTAGATGGGCACTTATTGACAAAGCATATATGCATAGTACTTGGAGAGCTTCACAGTCGTCATATCATCTTTTCCGGATGAAGGCGAATCTGTCTCCATCTGACTGTGTGATACTTTTGATGGATGATCTTCTTACTCTCTCTTTACATAGCTATGAAACAGTCCGTGC AATCGCCGGAAAATCTCTTCTGAAGATGATGAAAAGATGGCCATTTACTATCCCGAAGTGTGTGCTCACTCTCAGTGAAAATTTGAGGAATCCAAGCTCACCTGAATATGCAGTGTTAGGTTCTTGTGCAGTCCTTGCAACACAAACTGTTCTTAAATGTTTGACAATG GATACAAAGGcactttcttcatttcttcttgGAATTCTTTCAAG CTCTCATCATGAGTCATTAAAAGCTCAGAAAGCAATCAATGAG CTTTTTGTCAAGTACAACATTCATTTTGCGGGAGTATCTAGAAACATGTTCAGAACATCAGGCAATCATTCAGATGAGACCGATTTTGCAGTCTTGGTTTCTGAGATTGGCTCTATGAGTTTTGAAAGCACCAACTTGCACTGGCG GTATAATCTGATGGCTAACAGAGTTTTGCTTCTGTTAGCGATGGCTTCTAGGAATGACCCAAACTCATCATCTAAAATTCTCAGTGAAACTGCTG GTCATTTCTTAAAAAATCTGAAGAGTCAACTGCCACAGACAAGAATACTAGCAATATCTGCTCTAAATACACTGTTAAAGGAATCACCTTACAAACTGTCTGAGGACCGGACTGTTCTCTCTACTGATTTACACAGAAATACCGAGTCTTCTCTTGAAGGAGCATTAAGTAGTATCTTCCAAGAAGAAGGGTTTTTTGATGAGACTTTAAACAGTCTTTCTCATATTCATATAATTGATACAGATGGTGCATCTTCCAAAGGAGGTCATGGAAATTCTTCATTCCAGAGCTTCGCAGACAAATCCATCACTCGATtctattttgaattttcttcATCATGGCCCCGTACCCCTAACTGGATATCTTTATTGGGAAATGATACCTTTTACTCAAGCTTCGCTCGAATCTTTAAAAGGTTAATGCAAGAATGCGGCATGCCTGTGTTACTGGCTCTAAAAAATGCACTGCAAGAATATTTAAATGCCACAGAGAGGACTAAACAGTGTGTTGCTGCTGAAGCATTGGCTGGTGTGCTGCATTCTGATGTCCATGGTGTTTCAGAAGCATGGGACAGTTGGTTGATGGTCCATCTGCAGAATATTATTCATTCACCATCTGTGGAATCTATACCAGAGTGGGCAGCTTGTATTCGTTATGCAGTTACTGGAAAGGGAAAATATGGAACAAAGGTTCCTCTTTTAAGGCAGAAAGTCATGGACTGTCTAATGAACCCTTTTCCTGAAGCAGTTAGTACTACTGTTATTACCAAGCGCTATACTTTTCTTTCAGCTGCGCTAATAGAATTATCCCCGCCTAGAATGCCAGTAGCTGAAATAGAGCTTCATAATAAGCTTCTTAAAGAGTTGATTGGGAATATGAGTCATTCATCTCCACAA GTCAGGGAATCAATTGGCTTAACTCTTTCAGTGTTATGCTCAAACATTAGACTTAATCAGTTGTGTAATCAAGTCCAGTCCCATGAGACACAAATTGGTGACCTGCACGAAAACTTGGAGACAGGGCATTGGGATCAATATTTAATTGACCGAGCTTCGGAGCTCGTGTTGAATATCCAGAAGTCTAGCCAGTCAGATGTTGCTGATAACTCAACAGATAAGGTTTCTGAAAATGGAACGTCAAATGACCAATCTAAAGATGATGCTAAATGGATGGAGACG TTATTTCATTTCATCATCTCTTCTTTAAAGTCAGGAAGGTCTTCAGTTCTGCTAGATGTTCTTGTTGGTCTGCTCTATCCTGTAATCTCTCTACAG GAAACGTCAAATAAAGATCTTTCTACTCTGGCCAAAGCAGCTTTTGAATTGCTGAAATGGAGACTTATCTTGGAATCCCATCTACAGAAGGCTGTATCTGCCATTCTTACTTCAGCGAGTGATCCAAATTGGCGTACCAGATCAGCTACATTAACCTTTTTGCGAAGTTTCATGTACAG GCATACTTTTGTCCTCTCTAAGGTGGAGAAACAAAAAATCTGGGGAACTGTTGAGAGGCTACTCACAGACAACCAAGTTGAG GTACGAGAACATGCTGCAGCAGTTTTGGCTGGCCTAATGAAAGGAGGGGATGAAGATCTAGCCACTGACTTCCGCTGTAGAGCATTTGAGCAAGCAAGCATCATTCAGAAGAAAAGAAAGCATAG AAGCCTGAAATCATCAGGACAGTCTGTAGCATCCATACATGGTCAGATACTTGCTCTGGCAGCTTGTGTGTTATCAGTCCCTTACGACATGCCCAG TTGGTTGCCTGGGCATGTAACTCTACTGGCTCAATTTGTTTCGGAACCATCCCCTGTAAAATCTACTGTTACAAAAGCAGTGGCAGAGTTCCGGCGAACTCATGCGGATACATGGAATATACAAAAAGATTCCTTCAGCGAAGAGCAGCTTGAg GAAAAACTCCTTTGGGACTTGCGATTGTCGTACGAGATACAAAACACCTCAGTTCAACCTTACTGCCATTGGCCGTCGCCGGTAATTCCAAGACCCGCTCCACCATCTTCTTCTCCTCCAGCGACCACCCAAGCCACCTCAACCGTTTTTGCACTTTTCTTCCGAAAGACCGAAACACCGTTTTGTGGCCACAACGCCTAG
- the LOC116022712 gene encoding KH domain-containing protein At5g56140-like isoform X2: protein MSSGRFMAYSPSPSSPHIAALRSTSSSLVDQEKYLAELLAERNKLSPFVPVLPLCYRLLNQAEILRVTTILENALILDQSGLEHASPMASGGLFSNAGANMDRWASRFQSEKMSGLVQPSSSQNWLGGQSSSSGLIVKRSIRIDIPLEQYPSYNFVGRLLGPRGNSLKRVEASTDCRVLIRGCGSIKDPLKEELMRGKPGFEHLNEPLHVIVEAELPVEIIDARLAQAREILEDLLKPVDESQDFYKKQQLRELAVLNGTLREEGSQMSGSMSPFNTLGMKRAKTTTG from the exons ATGTCTTCCGGCAGGTTTATGGCGTACTCGCCGTCCCCTTCCTCTCCCCACATCGCCGCCCTTCGCTCCACTTCCTCCTCCCTCGTCGACCAGGAAAA GTATCTTGCGGAGTTGCTAGCTGAGCGCAACAAGCTTAGTCCATTTGTGCCCGTGCTTCCTCTTTGCTATCGGTTGCTGAACCAGG CAGAAATATTGCGTGTAACTACAATCTTGGAGAATGCATTGATTTTAGATCAAAGTGGGCTTGAACATGCTAGCCCCATGGCTTCAGGAGGATTATTTTCAAATGCAGGAGCTAACATGGACAGATGGGCATCACGATTTCAATCTGAA AAGATGTCAGGTCTAGTGCAGCCCTCCAGTTCTCAAAACTGGCTTGGTGGTCAAAGTAGCTCATCTGGCCTTATTGTTAAGCGATCAATCAGAATTGATATTCCTCTGGAGCAATATCCCAGT TACAATTTTGTTGGTCGCCTCCTTGGACCTAGAGGGAACTCTCTTAAGCGAGTGGAAGCAAGTACAGACTGCCGTGTTCTGATTAGAGGATGTGGAAGCATCAAGGACCCCTTAAAG GAAGAATTGATGAGAGGTAAACCTGGGTTTGAGCACTTGAACGAGCCCCTTCATGTAATCGTGGAGGCAGAACTCCCAGTGGAGATAATTGATGCTCGGTTAGCACAAGCACGTGAGATACTTGAAGATCTCCTCAAGCCCGTG GATGAATCTCAGGACTTTTACAAAAAGCAGCAGCTACGCGAACTTGCAGTGCTCAATGGTACACTTCGTGAGGAAGGTTCCCAAATGTCTGGTTCCATGTCCCCCTTTAACACCCTCGGGATGAAGAGGGCCAAAACCACCACGGGGTGA
- the LOC116022712 gene encoding KH domain-containing protein At5g56140-like isoform X1, protein MSSGRFMAYSPSPSSPHIAALRSTSSSLVDQEKYLAELLAERNKLSPFVPVLPLCYRLLNQAEILRVTTILENALILDQSGLEHASPMASGGLFSNAGANMDRWASRFQSEKMSGLVQPSSSQNWLGGQSSSSGLIVKRSIRIDIPLEQYPSYNFVGRLLGPRGNSLKRVEASTDCRVLIRGCGSIKDPLKEELMRGKPGFEHLNEPLHVIVEAELPVEIIDARLAQAREILEDLLKPVQDESQDFYKKQQLRELAVLNGTLREEGSQMSGSMSPFNTLGMKRAKTTTG, encoded by the exons ATGTCTTCCGGCAGGTTTATGGCGTACTCGCCGTCCCCTTCCTCTCCCCACATCGCCGCCCTTCGCTCCACTTCCTCCTCCCTCGTCGACCAGGAAAA GTATCTTGCGGAGTTGCTAGCTGAGCGCAACAAGCTTAGTCCATTTGTGCCCGTGCTTCCTCTTTGCTATCGGTTGCTGAACCAGG CAGAAATATTGCGTGTAACTACAATCTTGGAGAATGCATTGATTTTAGATCAAAGTGGGCTTGAACATGCTAGCCCCATGGCTTCAGGAGGATTATTTTCAAATGCAGGAGCTAACATGGACAGATGGGCATCACGATTTCAATCTGAA AAGATGTCAGGTCTAGTGCAGCCCTCCAGTTCTCAAAACTGGCTTGGTGGTCAAAGTAGCTCATCTGGCCTTATTGTTAAGCGATCAATCAGAATTGATATTCCTCTGGAGCAATATCCCAGT TACAATTTTGTTGGTCGCCTCCTTGGACCTAGAGGGAACTCTCTTAAGCGAGTGGAAGCAAGTACAGACTGCCGTGTTCTGATTAGAGGATGTGGAAGCATCAAGGACCCCTTAAAG GAAGAATTGATGAGAGGTAAACCTGGGTTTGAGCACTTGAACGAGCCCCTTCATGTAATCGTGGAGGCAGAACTCCCAGTGGAGATAATTGATGCTCGGTTAGCACAAGCACGTGAGATACTTGAAGATCTCCTCAAGCCCGTG CAGGATGAATCTCAGGACTTTTACAAAAAGCAGCAGCTACGCGAACTTGCAGTGCTCAATGGTACACTTCGTGAGGAAGGTTCCCAAATGTCTGGTTCCATGTCCCCCTTTAACACCCTCGGGATGAAGAGGGCCAAAACCACCACGGGGTGA